Proteins found in one Candidatus Deferrimicrobiaceae bacterium genomic segment:
- a CDS encoding ABC transporter ATP-binding protein — protein sequence MLEVRGLTTGYGNILAIREIDLAVPEGRIVCIIGANGAGKTTLLRTIAGLLRPAAGTITFLREEITALTPAQIVRRGIVLVPEGRAILSRMTVFENLEMGAYQRRDGRVREDIEATMERFPILKERRNLAGGSLSGGEQQMLAIARALLARPKLLLLDEPSLGLAPLVVSHIFRIIREINREGTTVLLVEQNVRQALKVSHCAYVLETGKIVHEGPSPELLNDPKIRESYLGGGRS from the coding sequence ATGCTTGAGGTCCGCGGGCTCACGACGGGCTACGGGAACATCCTGGCGATCCGGGAGATCGACCTGGCGGTCCCCGAAGGAAGGATCGTGTGCATCATCGGGGCGAACGGTGCGGGGAAGACGACCCTGCTCCGGACCATCGCCGGCCTGTTGCGCCCCGCGGCGGGAACGATCACCTTTCTGCGGGAGGAGATCACGGCCTTGACCCCCGCGCAGATCGTGAGACGCGGGATCGTGCTCGTCCCGGAAGGGAGGGCGATCCTCTCCCGGATGACCGTGTTCGAGAACCTGGAGATGGGGGCCTACCAACGAAGGGACGGCCGCGTCAGGGAGGACATCGAGGCGACGATGGAGCGGTTCCCGATCCTCAAGGAGAGGAGGAACCTGGCGGGGGGCTCCCTCTCCGGCGGGGAACAGCAGATGCTCGCCATCGCCAGGGCGCTTCTGGCGAGGCCGAAGCTTCTCCTTCTCGACGAACCGTCCCTCGGGCTGGCGCCGCTCGTCGTCTCCCACATCTTCCGGATCATCCGGGAGATCAACCGGGAGGGGACGACCGTCCTGCTGGTGGAGCAGAACGTGAGGCAGGCCCTCAAGGTCTCCCACTGCGCCTACGTCCTGGAGACCGGCAAAATCGTCCACGAAGGACCCTCCCCGGAACTGCTGAACGATCCGAAGATCAGGGAATCGTACCTGGGTGGGGGCCGCTCGTGA
- a CDS encoding ABC transporter ATP-binding protein, with translation MLLDMRNVTMSFGGVTALRDVSFSVRDGEIIGLIGPNGAGKTTLFHVVTSMIPGASGEIVFGGERIGGLATHRITRRGVGRTFQNIRLFPEMTARENVMVGRHTRSRAGVWRSVFRTPGQREEEELVRRKTDELLALVGLRGQEDVVASALPYGYQRRLEIARALAGEPKLLLLDEPVAGMNESETQEIHRLIRKIRDLGVTVILIEHDMSLVMQVCDRLVVLHFGEKIAEGTPEEIRNNPDVIAAYLGREEEDDA, from the coding sequence ATGCTGCTCGACATGCGAAACGTGACGATGTCGTTCGGCGGCGTCACCGCCCTGCGAGATGTCTCCTTCTCGGTCCGGGACGGGGAGATTATCGGCCTGATCGGCCCGAACGGGGCGGGAAAGACGACCCTCTTCCACGTGGTAACGTCGATGATCCCGGGGGCATCCGGCGAAATCGTGTTCGGGGGGGAACGGATCGGCGGCCTTGCGACCCACCGGATCACCCGGCGGGGGGTCGGCCGCACCTTCCAGAACATCCGGCTGTTCCCCGAAATGACCGCCCGGGAGAACGTGATGGTGGGCAGGCACACGAGGAGCCGCGCCGGGGTCTGGCGCAGCGTCTTTCGGACCCCGGGACAGCGGGAGGAAGAGGAGCTCGTGCGGCGGAAGACGGACGAACTGCTCGCCCTGGTGGGGCTGCGCGGTCAGGAGGACGTCGTCGCCTCGGCCCTGCCGTACGGATACCAGCGCAGGCTCGAGATCGCACGGGCGCTGGCGGGGGAGCCGAAACTCCTGCTTCTGGACGAGCCGGTGGCGGGGATGAACGAGAGCGAGACGCAGGAGATCCACCGCCTGATCCGGAAGATCCGGGACCTCGGGGTGACGGTCATCCTGATCGAACACGACATGTCCCTGGTGATGCAGGTTTGCGACCGGCTCGTCGTCCTCCACTTCGGCGAGAAGATCGCCGAGGGGACGCCGGAGGAGATCCGGAACAACCCCGACGTGATCGCCGCCTACCTCGGCAGGGAGGAGGAGGACGATGCTTGA